From Bactrocera oleae isolate idBacOlea1 chromosome 4, idBacOlea1, whole genome shotgun sequence:
GAAAGATTTCGTTCGCAGGGATTTTGACAGACGGTATATTCTTCAATTGTGATACGGTATTGATACAGATGGGAATTAAGCGGATCTTGATGTAATATTTTCAACACTATATACAACATCTAGGAAATATGATAGCCAATTTATACTGATCCTTGGGTTACTGCTCATAGAGGGCAACTGAATGTAGtcatttattcatattattCATAAGGATTCACTGAAATTTTACATgtctttatttatgtaaatatcaatcaaatattttttgagactCTCACAAACTGTAGTTCAATGGATACAAATTCGGTCTTCCAGACGGCCAAACACAGCCACTGCTGGGTGTGCCTTTTGCCTTGTGTGCTGGAGCGGAATCTTACTGGAAGATCCAATGTTCGCCATCGAAGAGAGTATTGCTAATCTGCTTTATCACGCCTTCTAAAATATTCTCTGATATACTTTTCCCCAGTTTTAGCCCCTTAGTCACAGAAGAGAAGAGGTGTACCGTCTTTACAGGAGACACCCCACTGAACCCTTACAGCAGCTACGAGTATGGTTACCACGTTGAACccttgaaataatatttttttatgtctttGGAAGTTGATGTGTAGATTTTGtcgttttgcttattaaaaacttcttcaacaGTGAAAATTTGTTCATCTGTAAAAATCATACTTTCGTGGCCATTGACCGCGTGCCACTGAAGAAGCCGCTTGCATCTGTTGAGCCTAACTTGTTTCAAGCGCGTTGTCAGAAGAGGATCAGTTGACTGCTGATAGGCTTTCCTATGGTAGAGGTGGTAGAGGCTAAGGAAATTATTTagccgattcaacccatttctgacatacaggcatactattatcagaaaaagattctctccgaatttctaaAGTATATCTCACAGCGAActcatccattttcacagagtAGGTATTGATGTCAAAATGATTTGCCTAGagcgaattttattattatagcttgagtggtttaggagatatgtacttaaaaatatatatttcagccATAGATGTCCCTGCTaaatgcaattcgttgtactaaataacagtcttgtatcttattgtagaACTATAGTTTAACCGATTCAATGTCGTTATAAATAAtcttgaatttttcaaaattatattagcTATGTTTTTTAGTTATTTCACTATGTGAGagattataatacaatattagtATTTTAGATACTAATTGTCAATGCTAGCTGTGTTCGACTCACCCAAACATGGAGGATGGCGAATCGAACATTCATCTAAACTGGCGTGGTAGAACgatataaaatgaaaagaaGTTAATAAAGAATTCCAAATGCGATAAgtgtatatttttcttaaaaagagTACAGAACTCAAAGATAGCTTCATATTTTCTACAGGGCAgctataaaaaaagtaattagcATAAGAGGAATTTAATATAATCAGAATGTGAATTTATTTTTGGGGGAAATTTGAATTCCAGCAATGCGTCAAAATAGAAGCTTCCAGTGGAAGCGCCAGCAACAAATTACAGCGAAACCTTTGTAATTGTATTGTCGAAAATTATTGGCAGAGAGagacatatgtgtgtgtgcgtgcgtgttcAAACTACTTTTGTATAAAGCAACATCAGATAAGGCTTAAGTTTAGAAATCAGTTTATCATCGtcgctatttatatttttattatttagatgGATTAAAAATCATAAAGTGATAGACCAAAACTAAAAGCTTTTATATTGTTAATGCTTTTGACActtaatttgttgtttatttgtcgGAGAAgcaaattttgacaatttgcatataaattagattttagctaatacatacttgtattatatatccATTTTTCCTTACGAATATTAGGTGGTTGCTTGAccagttgttgttgcagtttttagttttcaaataacAACATGCTGGTAATCGTAAtatgataataaattttgaaacatacAGTTAACTTCACAGAACATTTACGGAAAATGGCTTTATTTGACTATCGCCTTAATATGGTGAcattcaatttatattaaattgctcAATTTGATTGAAAGTGAATGCGTCTCAAGTGTGtagataatttaatttttagcacAACTTGTTTGGTCTATTTTGGCTAGAATCAGTTTAGAACTTCTTCATTCGAATACGGAAGGTTTCATTATATTCGCATGAAATTTCcaggatttatttattttaaactgaTTTTACTTTAGTGGCAACCGTGGGAAGTTATCTACTTCGATTAATTATAGTTTTAAGGCTTTTTCGGGGAAGTAGAGTTTAATGGCTAAAGAACGGTACATGTAtcttactatatttttaatataagaaaaGATAGTTTTTGCGAAATATCGAACACGTATCTATGTGTGTTTATCTTCAACAAATtcctttcatttaaaatgaaaatttccttaatttgattttttatttggaaaCTATAATCATCCCTCGCCTTGGCCTTGTCTTGTTACCGAGCAACCTTGGTACCATTAGAGTGTCTTCGGTggacggatagcggctctgagtgtGAACCCAATTAGCATGAAAAAGCAACAAACTCCAGGGTGGGAGTGCTGCTCTTAGGGGGATGAAACCGTCGGCAGTGAAAGGACTGCTACTCCAGTCGTACGTAGTTCAGCGTTAGGCCCAATTAGGAACAGTAGGTCGGAGGATGTCGGTAGAAACCTGCCGGCAGGCGACGTTTTAAGGCCTTCATATGCGGTGGAATCGCTAGCACTAGAAACTTCTGCTATACTCATGAGGGGCTCTATTGGGGCCGCCGCTTAGCAATCAAAACCGTTGAGCGCTACAGGGACAAGCATGCTGAACAGGTGTCTGAGCAGCATGTTAACACATTCGAGTGGGCCAAGTGGGTACTGAGTGAATGTGAAAATGATAGGTTAAGACCGGACGCGACTGCTACTAAACCTGCGGTTCGTTGGTCCGAAATGAGTTAACGGTATTTCCTATTCCTAATTTCAACAACGCGTATATGGTGATGGCACTGCTTACCACTAACGCGGTGAATGCTTAGCACCAATGCTAACCCCTAAGTGCGTCGAAGTCTTCAGCTCACCGTGTAAAGTTACATTGGAGAGCTCCTACTCTGAAGACATCCATCCATCCATCTCTGGTGAACAATGGAACACTCAGGGCATCCAAAAGACGTTTAATCAACAAGGCCCACAGGAGTGAATTAACTGACGATTGGGTGTTATATAAAACGGGACTCGTAATATATAACTCTGAGATAAGAAAGTCCAAAGGACTTGGTGGAAAAGCTCCTACAAAAAGTAGAGGGCTCTCATGAGTCTTTTAGGTTCAGGCGTATTCTTGAAAAGAACCCCATCTCCGTGGGTTATCTTAAGGATGCAAATAAAAATGGGCCCTGAGCTTGAGGCTTACTTTCTGAGAAATACATCGATTGGAGAGGCACCTCTCGGAGTGCTGCAAGAGGATTACGCAGCCTTTGTCGACCTTCCGGATAAATAAAACATGACATGAATAAAACATGACTTGGGCGATCAACTCGTTCAAACCAGTCAAGTCCACGGGACTGGATGGCATAATACCAGCGTTGCTGCATCAGACTGTTAAGATGTCATGCAACTGGATGATATCCGTCTTTGCGAGCTGCATGGCACTGAGATATATTCCGGAGGCCTGGAAGCGAGTCAGAGTTACATTCATCCCGAGCGCTGGAAAAAGCTCTCACGTTACGGCCAAGTACTTTAGACCAACAAGCCTTCCCTATTTCTTGCTGAAAACGTTTGAGAGGCTGATTAACTGGCTTATTAGCGGACGTATTATCAGGAGTGCGACACGCTTATTGGTAGGTAGTGGATACTGCTCTGCATTATATCGTGTCAGGGCTTGAACCATAAGGTTTAAAGAATTAGCTGTTGGTACCTTCCTAGAATAGATATATAGGGAGCTTTCAATTAAGTTTTGCCGGAAGAAATCGTAACGGAATAGGCTTGCGCACGTGCTCGGCGAAATGTGAGTAGGGGCACCCCACCAGGTGGATTTCTTTCTCCTCTTCAATTGATCTTGGTCGTCAACGACCTGCTGAAAAAACTCGGCGATAATGGCTGCAGGGTGATTGCCTAAGCAGACGATTTGCGCTCATGGTCAAAGAAAAGTTCTTGAGTACCGTGTACGAGTTAACGCTCAGCGTCTTAGCTTATCAGGCAACCAGGAGCTGATATTtgatcactatagcgtatagctgttatacaaactgaacgatcggaattaagtgcttggatggaaaaccttttcatgTTGTGgcgatatctttacgaaatttgacataggtTATTGGTTAAGGCAATGGTAGAAAAaggagaaattgtttagatcggatcattatagcatacagctgccataccaaTTGGCTCCTCTTCTTGTTAGGAACATTTTCTGTTTGTGAAAAGTTtcatagctttggtgcaaccaaagtgaccgttttttcttgtttaaattaatCTTTTGTTGATGGCGTTgttttatagcaatttattgcaggtttttttttgtagttttgcaTCAATTTTCTCATCGTAGGCAAGAAGTTGATTCAAAAAATGTGAcatgaaaaatatgttatttcagtatcgcttttgaattttaaaaattctgaaaCTTCTTCTAATTTCGTAATTAATAATCATTTAAAtaccttaaatttttaattgtgagCAAACAATAAccctcaaatattatatatagtaaaagacatttttaatttttaaagaatctTTAATTCTTCGTTTGCATTTCTTAGTTCATTACACAGATTTGCATAACATTTgcgtataaaatatacatacatttaagagAAATGTAAATAATCGTTCATATTATGTACTTTACATATGATACAACAACATTATCTTGATTTATACACTAAATTTCCGTACTTttcttgaataaaatatttagtaatttttttgttaacaaaacttgcattttctttacGTATttcctttatataaaaaagcaacaatatCACAAGGGTCCGAAGCGATAAAGTTCCGGCGACtacaaaaacaattaagaaCAGCGGAAGAGAGAAAGTCGATAGTGATTAACTAAGTGAGAGTAATTGAGAACTCAAGGGATATGTGCGAAATTAGAGAGATTGTGCTGTGAAAGTGCAAAAAGGACAGCAAAAGAGTAAATTTTGAAGAGAGCGTAGAGCATGCTGGTGATAtgttgtatttgtattaaaCTTTTAGTAATATTGTGGTTGACTTTCGTAGTGCAGTGAAATGCTGAGTATCATTGTAGGCATAGCTAAGGCGTGTAGGATGCGGTGCACACAACGGAAGTTGAAGCAAACTGAAGTGGAGTGAGTATTTTTTACATTTGCTAAGAGTAGTGGGAGTAGTGAGCAAATGCCAGTTGATAACtactatattattaatatattttttatgtgttttgttttgtatatttgattattatagttttttgtttattatatttaacgGTTCATTCAGTCAGTGTACTTAGTAGTTTATTCGAAGCTTTTCTTTACATACATTTGCACATTAGCTCGCTACACAGTGCTTCAACTCACGCGTGCTATGTTGCAAGATTTCTTTTTCCATACCCTTTGTGTGTGCATAACGCgtctttgtatgtgtgtgtgtgtgtttgtaattgaattttttaatttttatacgtaTGAGCAACGTGTCCACATTCATCCCTAAGTAAGGGCTTGTctaagtatttacatatttgaggCTTTTTAGTATAGTACAGCAATCATTTCGAAGGATTATCATGGCAAAGAAGATATTGATAAGGATATTAGAGGAATGGATTTTTAGAATAGTTGTGTTGTCACATTATTgcagtgtgtgtatgtgtgcagtgCGAAAGAAAATCTTTTTGTGCTTTTCGCTTTTCTTTCGCATGCCACTATCGCTTGCGGTTGAAATGCTTAACGACGCTTCGCTGGGGGCAAGCTGAGCAAGTAGTCGAGTGCCCTCTGGATTGCTGGTGGGATTGGTGGTGGTGTGGGCAGATGATCGCCTTGTGGCTGGAAGCCATTCTCATCGTCGGCAGCATAGTTGAGCGTGATCAGATTGCCCTCTGGCGAGGTGTAGCTGACAGAGCCGCGCGCAATGATCACATCGCTGGTGTCCGGTGAGGTGGCCTTCTTCAGGGTGCCGGTCTCCTCGCCCTTAATTCCGTTAGAGGTTTCATAGCTGGCAGAAAGAGTAGTTATTGTGAGAAAGAGAAGGTAAGTAAGTATCACTTTGGtaaaagaatattaatattaaaaactaaatattttataaagatatacaatacaaaaattgttCGACAAGTAGCCTAATTTTGAAATCATATTgttgtttaattgttttaaattctCCACGCCTTTGCCGTAAACACATTGCAAAGGCTTTTCGTAAGCGTTCGCATATGCTCAAAACAGGTAGTTGAGATTTCTGCTCGCTTTGTCTATTCCAGAAACAGAAAGCAGAAACATGACACTGCGCAGCGGCAGGAACAGGTATTTTTTCGGAATTTCGcattgatttaattaaattatattaaattttgtcaaCTTAAGTGTAGcgcaataacaaacaaaattaataaattgacaTTGGGAGATTTGCGGTATCACCTGCTTGGCGACATCGGCCGGCGACAACGATGATCACGTAAAAGGCGCTATAAAATTTGACTGTCTCAATTCCATCGAAGTTGAATTAACGAGTGAGTcgtaaaattattagaaatgtGCTTTAAAGAAAGTTGAGCTATAAAAAATGTTCTaatgtaatttatttgtattttatggaATGTTGTTTTGAAATTCACAGcttctatttttaatatttgtaaaacgGTTTAATAATTcgggcaaaacaaaaaaatagaacttaaaaaaaagaagaaagaaagactagtataaaaaaatagcaagaatattttcattactggAATGTCTAATATAAACAGATTAATACGGCAACATATTTCGGCCGAATAAATTAACTTGTTGAAGATACCATTGGAATAATGAAATTAGAGCGTTACTAAGGTCTCtagaaaactattaaaataaaatggaaagcTTTTCTAAAAAAACGCCCCCCTGAAAGCTGAAGTCAATCTTATGTATGAAATGAGAAGTCTCTTCCAATATTTCATCACTTGTTCATCTAATATCGGCATATAGAGGTGCATCCCTTATTATATAACCAAGTCGAAACCGTTAGTTATTGTTCTTCTTGGAAAAATTTGGACtctcataaattatatttataatatagaaaGCCGAAAAATGACAAAGATAATGTTATATCTAGCTAACAAGTAAGTGAGTCACAATGTATCACTCGCTAAGCGTCCCAATTTTCGAAAAGCGgtgaactaataaaaaatatattgagttCCTTTAAAAGAGGTTAAATTTGTACTTTTTGgataaatttttggtaaaaaattttaattctatatTTGGAAAAGTTTGTGTGGGtcagaaatgttaaaaaaatttataatgttaaatttttggtCTAAATACTATTCTAATAGaatcttttacaaaaatatttcctagATTTCtcaggaaaaaaaaacaataataataagtcATTAAGGCAGGGGAAAGTAATATTAGAGGTGTGGTCAGAAAAAGGGTGTATAgggtgtataatatatatttaaccctGAACTGCGTATATTAAACTTGAAATGAAGTTTGTAATAACCAGAAGGAAATGTCACATagcctataaaaaatatgtataaataatcagcatgaaaagctgagtcgatttagccatgtccgtccgtttgtctaTGTGTCTGTATATAGGCGAATAGTATCTCAGTTTTGAAGATattgacctgaaattttgctcaagtccttttcttcaagaagctgcttatttgttggaatcACCAATATTGGACCACTTAAGTATACaggtgtcatacaaactgaacgatcggaatcaagtgctggtatggaaaaatttggacgagatatcttcaagaaattttcaATGGATAACTGCCCAAGGCATCGGTAAAATTTACGAAGAAATTAGCATAtagctaaaataaaaactaaattatcgGAATGATcttttaaagagatatcttctagaaatttggcatgggttattgtttaatgcaatggtgcaatcttcgaaaaaattgttcagatcggatcactaaagcatatcgctgccatacaaacggacctatctaaattaaattcttgtaagaaatcatt
This genomic window contains:
- the Cpr49Ae gene encoding endocuticle structural glycoprotein ABD-4; this translates as MKIQITLLLIGCAASAVFAAPQAQGEAGASIVSQESNIEPDGSYNYNYETSNGIKGEETGTLKKATSPDTSDVIIARGSVSYTSPEGNLITLNYAADDENGFQPQGDHLPTPPPIPPAIQRALDYLLSLPPAKRR